One genomic segment of Hymenobacter psoromatis includes these proteins:
- a CDS encoding 4'-phosphopantetheinyl transferase family protein has translation MAPLAATRRPAQQWLALTPPLPLTDTLTVYRIPTAAFAGLEHHLDALLTPTEQQRTARYAHYADQLRFRVGRAGLRYLLGQRLGLPPAAVPLCLSRFGKPQLAEPACVHFNVAHSGEWVLIALAAREIGIDVEVQAPELDFASVAAYRFSTTEQQLLAQSAQPQATFYQIWTQMEARTKATGTGLSEATTSAATGWTVRSFGVAPGYSAALAYPIDWQPVIQFRSLDARLFI, from the coding sequence ATGGCCCCGCTAGCTGCTACCCGCCGCCCTGCCCAGCAGTGGCTGGCCCTTACCCCGCCCCTACCCCTCACCGACACGCTAACGGTTTACCGCATTCCCACCGCCGCCTTTGCCGGCCTGGAGCACCACCTCGATGCGCTGCTGACACCTACCGAGCAGCAGCGTACCGCCCGCTACGCCCACTACGCCGACCAGCTGCGCTTTCGGGTGGGGCGAGCTGGCCTGCGCTACCTGCTGGGGCAGCGGCTGGGGCTACCCCCGGCCGCCGTGCCACTGTGCCTCAGCCGCTTTGGCAAGCCACAATTGGCCGAGCCGGCCTGCGTGCACTTCAACGTGGCCCACTCGGGCGAGTGGGTGCTTATCGCGCTGGCCGCCCGCGAGATTGGGATTGACGTGGAAGTGCAAGCGCCGGAGTTGGATTTTGCCAGCGTGGCGGCCTACCGCTTCAGCACCACCGAGCAGCAGCTCTTAGCCCAGAGTGCCCAGCCACAGGCCACGTTCTATCAAATCTGGACCCAGATGGAAGCCCGGACCAAAGCCACTGGCACGGGGCTCAGCGAAGCCACTACTTCGGCGGCCACCGGCTGGACCGTCCGCAGCTTTGGTGTGGCCCCCGGCTATTCGGCCGCCCTGGCCTACCCCATCGACTGGCAGCCAGTCATCCAGTTTCGGAGCTTGGATGCGCGGTTATTTATTTGA
- a CDS encoding polyketide synthase, which produces MPANLPELQYLLEQSGTLFPRNVAIKAGPRIVSYAELAERVVRLSANLLGQAADSNLIGISTTRGVEMIIGVLAILRAGKAYVPLDPAYPASRLGRMVANADLRYCLAPPEQADLFTGLGLRVLLCNDLCPAYPPPTELIPSPQLGPLAYVLYTSGSTGEPKGVGMGPAALANLVRWQNAYSAAGPGTRTLQFAPLSFDVSFQEIAATLSTGGTLVLLDETQRLDLSALLDVVEQEQINRVFLPFVALQHLAELAVSRQQFPASLTEIMTAGEQLKITPQLAAFCTALPGCTLYNQYGPTETHVVTQLALTGDPAGWPRLPSIGQAIDDTELYLLAPDQQLAAPGAVGELCISGAGLAEGYLNQPARTAEKFITWTPPAGPPVRLYRTGDLARWLPDGNLEFLGREDGQVKIRGHRVELGEVEALLATLPGVGQVAVAAWQAEQGPKELVAYIIPTDTALTTPATLRRAAAQVLPNYMLPATFVLLAEFPKTSSGKINRLALPAPATQARAALGTPYQAPRTATERHLAAVWAPLLRLDAVGATDNFFELGGTSLLAQAAVARLEAEFGHRLPVTKLYQYPTVAGAAAYLDRPEAGPTPLVSAQAAANQKINPDKDVAVIGMAGRFPGANTVEELWDVLREGRETTRFFTEAELDASVPDALRRDPRYVRARGILDHAEDFDPAFFKLNPRLAAAMDPQQRVFLEIAWEALEQSGYLPAHYAGRVGVFAGSGNNTYYQHNVRANPTAVDQLGEFQVMTVNEKDYLALRVSYTLDLRGPSVGVYSACSTSLLAVAQAVHSLRAGQCEVALAGGVSITSPVRSGYLYQEGAMLSPDGHCRPFDARAQGTVFSDGAGVVLLKPLAAAQRDGDVIYGVIKGVGIANDGRDKGSFSAPSAAGQAAAIGAALADGGVAAATLSYVEAHGTATPLGDPIELEGLRLAFGPEAAPGSCALGSVKSNLGHLTAAAGVAGLIKTLLALQHQQLPASLHYTAPNPHLDLAHSPFVVNAALRGWPVVAGTPRRAGISSFGVGGTNVHVVIEEAPAVRLTPPAALSRPAQLVTWAAHSTSAAAAYQQRLIGWLEKNPSAALADVAFTLQTTRAPLAERRFVVAAAPDELRAAEPAAHTLTQLPGSVAFLFPGQGAQYVNMGRELYENELVFRATVDECAGLLAEWLGFDIRQLLYPADGGVTPELTARLQNTRYTQPVLFVTEYALAQLWLSWGVRPTALCGHSLGELVAACLAGIFTLPDSLRLVAARARLISELPAGQMLAVRASIAQLATLLPPGLDLATVNGPKAVAVAGPADEIAAFAAALAEQGIPSRPLATSHAFHSRQMEPAGAALSLLLAEVPLAAPQLPIVSTLTGTWLTDAQATDPAYWARQLRQPVLFADALDTLLGENNPLLLEVGPGATLTALVRQQAAGRPHAVLASLPSAALEKTAYQSLLSALGQLWLHGLEPDWHAFYAGQGRQKLRLPTTSFDRVRCWLEPAAAPEPVAPAAVVPTLVSTPIAVTPTLPISPNLPMRQPVLLQKIAAILTDAADVELAPSQANHTFLELGLDSLLLTQVALTLKKEFNVPVTFRQLSETLATPADLAAYLDVQLPADPAPRTPVATPALPPPPIANPVADPTLSLLAAQLQQLAQQVAHLQHVGASALPAAAGTAPVALPPPGAPMSELTAAEAVEHAKPFGATARIERQATTALAPRQQDFLNQFTRRYTQKTSASKAYAQQHRAHMADPRVVTGFTPLLKELTYPLVVDRSAGSRLWDLDGNEYVDALNGFGSSMFGYQPEFIKTTLHAQIERGYEVGPQHALAGEVCQLMCELTCHDRAALCNTGSEAVLGALRMARTVTGRSLVVAFTGSYHGINDEVIVRGTRQLKSRPAAPGIMPEAVQNMLILDYGTEESLRIIMERAHELAAVLVEPIQSRRPDFQPVEFLKEVRLVTAAAGTALIFDEVITGFRLHQGGAQAAFGIRADIATYGKVIGGGLPIGAIAGSKTYMDALDGGFWQYGDRSVPEVGVTYFAGTFVRHPLALAAAQASLHHLRDQGPALQETLNATTAGLAAQLNAAAQQRQIPLTVVHAGSLWKIKFTTDLPYSTLLFTLMREKGVHIWDNFPCFLTEAHTAADVQRVVAAFTSSLDELVAVGFLPATPLSTVAPVEHQLAALNQPPLPGARLGRDAGGNPAWFMSDPQRPGRYVQLAPA; this is translated from the coding sequence ATGCCAGCCAACTTACCAGAACTTCAATATCTGCTTGAACAAAGCGGAACGTTATTCCCGCGTAACGTCGCCATTAAAGCTGGGCCGCGCATCGTTAGCTACGCGGAGCTGGCGGAGCGAGTAGTCCGGCTCAGCGCGAACCTGCTCGGGCAAGCCGCTGATAGCAATCTAATTGGCATCAGTACCACGCGCGGCGTGGAAATGATAATCGGGGTGCTGGCCATTTTGCGGGCGGGCAAAGCCTACGTGCCCCTGGACCCCGCCTATCCCGCCAGCCGCCTGGGCCGGATGGTGGCGAACGCGGACCTGCGCTACTGCCTAGCGCCGCCCGAGCAGGCCGACTTATTTACGGGCTTGGGCCTGCGCGTGCTGCTCTGTAACGACTTATGCCCAGCCTACCCCCCCCCCACCGAGCTAATACCCTCGCCCCAGCTGGGGCCGCTGGCATACGTGCTGTACACGTCAGGCTCCACTGGTGAGCCCAAGGGCGTGGGCATGGGACCGGCCGCGCTGGCCAACCTGGTGCGCTGGCAAAATGCCTACTCGGCGGCGGGGCCGGGCACGCGCACGCTACAATTCGCGCCGCTCAGCTTCGACGTTTCTTTTCAGGAAATAGCCGCGACCCTCAGCACCGGCGGCACGCTGGTACTGCTGGACGAAACCCAGCGCCTGGACCTGAGCGCGCTACTCGACGTAGTGGAGCAAGAGCAGATTAACCGGGTTTTCTTGCCTTTTGTAGCCTTGCAGCACCTGGCCGAGCTAGCGGTGAGCCGCCAGCAGTTTCCGGCGAGCCTGACGGAAATAATGACCGCCGGCGAGCAATTGAAGATAACGCCCCAACTGGCGGCCTTCTGCACGGCCCTACCCGGCTGCACGCTCTACAATCAATATGGCCCCACCGAAACGCACGTGGTGACGCAGCTGGCGCTAACCGGCGACCCTGCGGGCTGGCCCCGGCTGCCGTCCATCGGCCAAGCTATTGATGATACGGAGCTATATCTACTTGCGCCCGACCAGCAGCTGGCCGCCCCCGGCGCGGTGGGCGAGTTGTGCATTAGCGGCGCGGGCCTGGCCGAAGGCTACCTGAACCAGCCGGCCCGCACCGCCGAAAAATTCATCACCTGGACCCCGCCCGCCGGGCCGCCGGTGCGCCTATACCGCACCGGCGACTTGGCACGCTGGCTCCCCGATGGCAACCTAGAGTTTCTGGGTCGGGAGGACGGTCAGGTGAAAATCCGGGGCCACCGCGTGGAGCTGGGCGAAGTGGAAGCGCTACTAGCCACCCTACCGGGGGTAGGGCAGGTGGCCGTGGCCGCCTGGCAAGCTGAGCAAGGCCCGAAAGAGCTAGTAGCGTATATTATACCAACTGATACTGCCCTGACTACGCCGGCCACGCTGCGCCGGGCGGCGGCCCAGGTGCTGCCCAATTATATGCTACCCGCCACCTTCGTGCTGCTGGCCGAGTTCCCCAAAACGAGCAGTGGCAAGATAAACCGGCTGGCGCTGCCGGCCCCGGCTACGCAGGCGCGGGCAGCGCTGGGCACCCCCTACCAGGCCCCGCGCACGGCCACCGAGCGCCACCTGGCGGCGGTGTGGGCCCCGCTGCTGCGCCTGGACGCGGTGGGCGCAACCGACAATTTTTTTGAGCTAGGCGGCACCTCGCTGCTGGCCCAGGCAGCCGTGGCGCGGCTGGAGGCTGAGTTTGGCCACCGGCTGCCCGTTACCAAGCTGTATCAGTATCCTACCGTGGCGGGCGCGGCAGCCTACCTGGACCGGCCAGAAGCCGGCCCTACCCCCCTCGTTTCGGCGCAAGCGGCTGCCAATCAAAAAATTAATCCTGATAAGGACGTGGCCGTGATTGGCATGGCGGGGCGCTTTCCGGGGGCTAATACGGTGGAGGAGCTGTGGGACGTGCTGCGCGAAGGCCGCGAAACCACCCGGTTTTTTACCGAAGCAGAGCTGGATGCGAGCGTGCCGGATGCCCTGCGCCGCGACCCGCGCTACGTGCGGGCACGGGGCATTCTGGACCACGCCGAGGACTTTGACCCGGCCTTTTTCAAGCTGAACCCCCGGCTAGCGGCGGCGATGGACCCGCAGCAGCGGGTGTTTCTGGAAATAGCCTGGGAGGCGCTGGAGCAGAGCGGCTACCTGCCGGCGCACTACGCGGGCCGGGTGGGCGTGTTTGCGGGCAGCGGCAACAATACTTATTATCAGCACAACGTGCGGGCTAACCCGACCGCCGTGGACCAGCTGGGCGAGTTTCAGGTGATGACCGTGAACGAGAAGGACTACCTGGCCCTGCGCGTGTCGTACACCCTGGATTTGCGCGGGCCGAGCGTGGGCGTGTATTCGGCGTGCTCGACCTCCCTGCTGGCCGTGGCGCAGGCCGTGCACAGCCTGCGGGCCGGGCAGTGCGAGGTGGCGCTGGCGGGCGGCGTTAGCATTACTTCGCCGGTGCGCAGCGGCTACCTCTACCAAGAGGGGGCCATGCTGAGCCCCGATGGTCACTGCCGGCCGTTTGATGCGCGGGCGCAGGGCACGGTCTTCAGCGATGGCGCGGGCGTAGTGCTGCTCAAGCCGCTGGCCGCCGCCCAGCGCGACGGCGACGTGATATACGGTGTTATCAAGGGGGTAGGGATTGCGAATGATGGCCGTGACAAGGGCAGCTTTTCGGCCCCGAGCGCCGCAGGGCAAGCCGCCGCCATTGGGGCGGCCCTGGCCGATGGCGGCGTGGCCGCCGCCACCCTCAGCTACGTGGAGGCTCACGGCACCGCGACTCCCCTCGGCGACCCCATCGAGCTAGAGGGTTTGCGCCTGGCTTTCGGGCCGGAGGCCGCGCCGGGCAGCTGCGCGCTGGGCTCCGTGAAGAGCAACCTGGGCCACCTCACGGCGGCGGCCGGCGTGGCGGGCCTGATAAAAACGCTGCTGGCGCTGCAACACCAGCAGCTGCCGGCTTCCCTGCATTATACCGCGCCCAACCCGCACCTGGACCTGGCCCACAGCCCGTTCGTGGTGAATGCCGCGCTGCGCGGCTGGCCGGTAGTGGCGGGCACGCCGCGCCGGGCGGGCATCAGCTCGTTTGGGGTGGGCGGCACCAACGTGCACGTAGTCATCGAGGAAGCCCCGGCCGTACGCCTTACCCCCCCCGCGGCGCTGAGTCGGCCCGCGCAGCTCGTGACCTGGGCGGCCCACTCAACTAGCGCCGCCGCCGCCTACCAGCAGCGGCTGATTGGCTGGCTGGAAAAGAACCCCAGCGCGGCGCTGGCCGATGTGGCTTTTACCCTGCAAACCACCCGCGCGCCGCTGGCTGAGCGCCGCTTCGTGGTGGCGGCCGCGCCAGACGAATTGCGCGCGGCGGAGCCGGCGGCCCACACGCTCACGCAATTGCCGGGTAGCGTGGCTTTTCTGTTTCCGGGCCAGGGCGCGCAATATGTGAACATGGGCCGCGAACTGTACGAAAATGAGTTGGTTTTTCGGGCTACCGTGGACGAGTGCGCGGGGCTATTAGCTGAGTGGCTAGGCTTTGATATTCGCCAACTGCTGTACCCAGCTGACGGCGGGGTTACTCCGGAACTGACGGCGCGCCTGCAAAATACGCGCTACACCCAGCCGGTGCTGTTCGTGACCGAGTATGCGCTGGCGCAGCTGTGGCTGAGCTGGGGCGTGCGGCCTACGGCCCTGTGCGGACACAGCTTGGGTGAGCTGGTAGCGGCCTGCCTGGCGGGCATCTTTACCCTGCCCGATAGCCTGCGGCTGGTGGCTGCCCGCGCCCGGTTAATCAGTGAGCTGCCCGCCGGCCAGATGCTGGCCGTGCGCGCCAGCATCGCCCAGCTTGCTACCCTGCTACCCCCCGGCCTCGACCTGGCGACCGTGAACGGCCCCAAGGCCGTGGCAGTGGCGGGACCAGCCGACGAGATAGCCGCCTTCGCCGCCGCGCTGGCTGAGCAGGGCATTCCGAGCCGGCCACTGGCCACCAGCCACGCTTTCCACTCGCGCCAGATGGAGCCGGCCGGGGCAGCCCTGTCGTTATTGCTGGCCGAAGTGCCGCTGGCCGCCCCGCAACTGCCCATTGTTTCGACCCTAACCGGCACCTGGCTGACCGATGCCCAGGCCACCGACCCCGCCTACTGGGCCAGACAGCTGCGCCAGCCCGTGCTGTTTGCCGACGCGCTCGACACGCTTTTAGGCGAGAACAATCCGCTACTGCTGGAAGTGGGGCCGGGCGCAACCCTCACGGCGCTGGTGCGGCAGCAGGCCGCCGGCCGGCCCCACGCGGTGCTGGCCAGCCTGCCTTCGGCCGCGCTGGAAAAAACGGCTTATCAAAGCCTGCTGAGTGCGCTCGGCCAGCTCTGGCTGCACGGGCTCGAACCCGATTGGCACGCTTTTTACGCGGGCCAGGGGCGGCAAAAGCTCCGGCTGCCTACTACCAGTTTCGACCGCGTACGCTGCTGGCTGGAGCCGGCCGCCGCGCCAGAGCCAGTGGCACCCGCGGCCGTGGTACCTACCCTAGTTTCGACCCCCATTGCTGTTACCCCTACCCTACCTATTTCTCCCAACCTCCCTATGAGACAACCCGTACTGTTGCAAAAAATCGCGGCCATCCTGACCGATGCGGCCGACGTGGAGCTAGCGCCCAGCCAAGCCAACCACACGTTTCTGGAGCTGGGGCTCGATTCGCTGCTGCTCACCCAGGTGGCTCTGACGCTCAAGAAGGAATTCAACGTGCCCGTTACCTTTCGGCAGCTGAGCGAAACGCTGGCCACGCCCGCCGACCTGGCCGCCTACCTGGATGTGCAGCTGCCCGCCGACCCTGCGCCCCGCACGCCGGTGGCTACGCCCGCCCTACCCCCTCCGCCCATAGCCAATCCCGTCGCCGACCCCACGCTGAGCCTGCTCGCCGCCCAGCTTCAGCAGCTAGCGCAGCAAGTAGCCCACTTGCAGCACGTAGGGGCAAGCGCTTTACCCGCGGCCGCAGGCACTGCGCCGGTCGCCCTACCCCCTCCCGGCGCGCCCATGTCGGAGCTAACGGCCGCCGAGGCTGTGGAGCACGCCAAGCCGTTCGGGGCCACGGCCCGCATCGAGCGACAGGCAACTACGGCGCTTGCGCCGCGCCAACAGGATTTTCTCAACCAGTTTACCCGGCGCTACACCCAGAAAACCAGCGCCAGCAAGGCCTACGCCCAGCAGCACCGCGCCCACATGGCCGACCCGCGGGTAGTAACCGGTTTCACGCCGCTGCTCAAGGAGCTGACCTACCCGCTGGTGGTGGACCGCTCGGCCGGCAGCCGGCTCTGGGACCTGGACGGCAACGAGTACGTGGACGCGCTTAATGGCTTCGGCTCGTCGATGTTTGGCTACCAGCCCGAGTTTATTAAGACCACCCTGCACGCTCAGATTGAGCGCGGCTACGAAGTGGGACCGCAGCACGCGCTGGCCGGCGAGGTGTGCCAGCTTATGTGCGAGCTGACGTGCCACGACCGGGCCGCCCTCTGCAACACCGGCTCGGAGGCCGTGCTGGGGGCCTTGCGCATGGCCCGCACTGTCACGGGGCGCTCGCTGGTAGTGGCCTTCACGGGTTCCTACCACGGCATTAATGACGAGGTTATCGTGCGCGGCACCCGGCAGCTGAAGTCGCGCCCGGCCGCACCGGGTATTATGCCCGAAGCCGTGCAAAACATGCTCATCCTGGACTACGGCACCGAGGAGAGCTTGCGCATCATCATGGAGCGCGCCCATGAGCTAGCCGCCGTACTGGTCGAGCCTATTCAAAGCCGCCGGCCTGATTTTCAGCCAGTTGAATTCTTAAAAGAAGTACGCCTCGTAACGGCTGCCGCTGGCACAGCCCTTATTTTTGACGAAGTAATTACCGGCTTCCGGCTGCACCAGGGCGGTGCGCAGGCCGCCTTCGGCATTCGCGCCGACATCGCCACCTACGGCAAGGTTATTGGCGGCGGGCTACCCATCGGGGCCATCGCGGGCAGCAAAACGTATATGGACGCACTCGATGGCGGCTTCTGGCAGTATGGCGACCGCTCGGTGCCCGAGGTAGGCGTCACCTACTTTGCCGGCACCTTCGTGCGCCACCCGCTGGCGCTGGCGGCGGCTCAGGCGTCGCTACACCACCTGCGCGACCAGGGCCCGGCCTTGCAGGAAACCCTGAACGCAACCACGGCCGGCCTGGCAGCGCAGCTCAACGCGGCTGCCCAGCAGCGCCAAATCCCGCTAACGGTGGTGCACGCGGGCTCACTCTGGAAAATAAAATTCACCACCGACCTGCCGTATAGTACGCTGCTCTTCACGCTTATGCGCGAAAAAGGCGTGCACATCTGGGATAACTTCCCGTGCTTTCTCACCGAGGCGCACACCGCGGCCGACGTGCAGCGGGTGGTAGCGGCCTTCACGAGCAGCCTCGACGAGCTGGTGGCAGTCGGCTTTTTGCCCGCCACGCCGTTATCCACCGTGGCTCCCGTAGAGCACCAACTCGCGGCCCTGAACCAGCCGCCCCTGCCGGGAGCCCGCCTGGGCCGCGACGCAGGTGGTAACCCCGCCTGGTTTATGAGCGACCCCCAGCGGCCGGGGCGCTATGTGCAACTGGCTCCGGCGTAG
- a CDS encoding HIRAN domain-containing protein codes for MKNPAAAVVGTATTPLVLLECLVAGTSHRPELPVQEKKLKVGQALRLEREADSKYDDWAVKVHSGPATDKSSVWLGYLPETRNETVARLLDAGYPLSARLAHKAWEDDWLHLEIEVLLPRE; via the coding sequence ATGAAGAACCCAGCCGCCGCTGTCGTGGGCACTGCCACTACGCCCCTCGTGTTACTGGAATGCCTCGTCGCGGGCACTTCGCACCGCCCCGAGCTGCCCGTTCAGGAAAAAAAGCTGAAGGTGGGCCAGGCCCTGCGCCTAGAGCGCGAGGCCGATAGCAAGTATGACGACTGGGCCGTGAAAGTTCACTCTGGCCCCGCCACAGACAAAAGCAGCGTCTGGCTCGGCTACCTGCCCGAAACCCGCAACGAAACCGTGGCCCGCCTACTCGATGCCGGCTACCCCCTCAGTGCCCGCCTGGCCCACAAAGCCTGGGAAGACGACTGGCTGCACCTCGAAATTGAGGTGTTGCTACCGCGGGAGTAG
- the ruvB gene encoding Holliday junction branch migration DNA helicase RuvB, whose product MREAYLTGGNEQFDATDKDIDKALRPLSFSDFTGQDKILENLKVFVAAAKQRGDALDHVLLHGPPGLGKTTLSHIIANELGAGIKMTSGPVLDKPSDLAGLLTNLEPHDVLFIDEIHRLNPVVEEYLYSAMEDYRIDIMLDSGPNARSVQISLSPFTLIGATTRSGMLTAPLRARFGIAARLEYYDSKLLTTIVLRSAEILQTPIHEDAAYEIARRSRGTPRIANNLLRRTRDFAQIKGNGTITVEIAQFALNALDVDARGLDDMDKRILTTIIDKFKGGPVGISTIATACGEEGETIEEVYEPFLIQEGYIKRTARGREATEAAYQHLGRLLPNHLRGNNGDLFGEITQ is encoded by the coding sequence ATGCGCGAAGCCTATCTCACCGGCGGCAACGAACAGTTTGATGCCACCGATAAAGACATTGACAAGGCCCTGCGGCCGCTGAGTTTCAGCGATTTCACGGGCCAGGACAAGATTCTGGAAAACCTCAAGGTGTTTGTGGCCGCCGCCAAACAACGCGGCGATGCCCTCGACCACGTGCTGCTGCACGGCCCCCCCGGCCTGGGCAAAACCACGCTCTCGCACATCATCGCCAACGAGCTGGGCGCAGGCATTAAGATGACCAGTGGCCCGGTGCTCGATAAGCCCTCCGACCTGGCTGGCCTGCTCACCAACCTGGAGCCGCACGACGTGCTCTTCATCGATGAGATTCATCGCCTCAACCCCGTGGTGGAAGAATATCTCTACTCGGCGATGGAGGATTACCGCATCGACATCATGCTCGACTCGGGACCTAATGCCCGCTCGGTGCAGATTTCGCTGTCGCCCTTCACGCTCATTGGGGCTACCACGCGCTCGGGAATGCTCACGGCTCCGTTGCGCGCGCGCTTTGGCATCGCGGCCCGCCTGGAGTACTATGATTCCAAGCTGCTCACGACCATCGTGTTGCGCTCGGCCGAAATATTGCAGACGCCCATTCACGAGGACGCGGCCTACGAGATTGCGCGGCGCTCGCGGGGCACGCCCCGCATCGCCAACAACCTGCTGCGCCGCACCCGCGACTTCGCCCAAATCAAGGGCAACGGCACCATCACGGTCGAGATTGCGCAGTTTGCCCTGAATGCGCTCGACGTGGACGCCCGCGGCCTCGACGATATGGATAAGCGCATCCTGACCACCATTATCGACAAGTTTAAGGGTGGCCCGGTGGGTATCAGCACCATTGCCACGGCCTGCGGCGAAGAGGGCGAAACCATTGAGGAAGTCTACGAGCCCTTCCTCATTCAGGAGGGCTACATCAAGCGCACGGCGCGGGGTAGGGAAGCCACGGAGGCCGCTTATCAGCACCTGGGCCGCCTGCTGCCCAATCACTTGCGCGGTAACAACGGCGACCTGTTTGGGGAAATAACGCAGTAG
- a CDS encoding type II toxin-antitoxin system VapC family toxin — protein sequence MSDFFCVDTDALIDFQRGDQIALRELAYLERAAPLSVSAIVRMELIIGSSNREFLQRTEKLLKRYQLLPLEAEIGALADCWLLGFSLGKGLRLADALIAATAVHHAAPLLTKNQRDFYFIPGLKLLPYPGTPA from the coding sequence ATGAGTGACTTTTTTTGCGTTGATACGGATGCACTGATTGATTTCCAACGGGGCGACCAAATAGCGTTGCGCGAATTGGCTTACCTGGAAAGGGCTGCGCCGCTGTCGGTCAGCGCAATTGTGCGCATGGAGTTGATAATTGGTAGTTCCAACCGGGAGTTTTTGCAACGCACTGAAAAGCTGCTCAAGCGCTATCAACTGCTGCCGTTAGAGGCCGAAATCGGCGCGTTGGCTGACTGCTGGCTACTTGGTTTCAGCCTGGGCAAAGGGCTGCGTCTGGCTGACGCACTTATTGCCGCTACGGCGGTCCACCACGCTGCGCCCCTGCTTACTAAAAACCAGCGCGACTTTTACTTCATCCCCGGCCTGAAACTGCTGCCCTACCCCGGCACGCCCGCCTGA
- the queG gene encoding tRNA epoxyqueuosine(34) reductase QueG yields MLLHAEWTPYIKRRAAELGFMACGISRAEFLEDEAPRLENWLKKGMHGQMSWMENHFDKRLDPRRLVDGAKSVISLLLNYYPPTEAQQPADTLQISKYAYGRDYHFVIKDKLKTLLADMQANIGEVGGRCFVDSAPVLDKAWAKRGGLGWVGKNSNLITPGAGSFYFIAELIVDVELAYDGAIRDYCGTCTKCLDACPTQAITEPYVVDGSKCISYFTIELKDQLIPQNVAGQLGNWVFGCDICQDVCPWNRFSKPTQEAQFQPNEKLKELSVSDWQEITHEVFQELFRQSALKRTGYEGLKRNIRFVTGQLPSGSGAEAG; encoded by the coding sequence ATGCTGCTGCACGCCGAATGGACGCCCTACATCAAGCGCCGGGCCGCCGAGCTAGGCTTCATGGCCTGCGGCATTTCTAGGGCGGAGTTTCTGGAAGACGAAGCGCCGCGCCTCGAAAACTGGCTGAAAAAGGGAATGCACGGGCAAATGAGCTGGATGGAAAACCACTTCGACAAGCGCCTCGACCCGCGCCGGCTCGTGGATGGGGCCAAGTCGGTGATTTCACTGCTGCTTAATTACTACCCCCCCACCGAGGCGCAGCAGCCCGCCGATACGCTGCAAATCAGCAAGTATGCCTACGGGCGCGACTACCACTTCGTCATCAAAGACAAGCTCAAAACGCTGCTGGCTGATATGCAGGCCAATATTGGCGAGGTGGGCGGGCGCTGCTTCGTAGACTCGGCCCCGGTGCTGGACAAAGCCTGGGCCAAGCGCGGCGGGCTGGGGTGGGTAGGAAAAAACTCCAACCTCATCACGCCCGGCGCGGGCTCATTCTACTTCATTGCCGAGCTAATTGTGGACGTGGAATTGGCCTACGACGGGGCCATCCGCGATTACTGCGGCACCTGCACCAAGTGCCTCGACGCCTGCCCCACGCAGGCCATTACCGAGCCCTACGTGGTGGATGGCAGCAAGTGCATCAGCTACTTCACCATTGAGCTAAAAGACCAGCTGATACCCCAAAACGTGGCCGGGCAGCTTGGCAACTGGGTGTTCGGCTGCGACATCTGCCAGGATGTATGTCCCTGGAACCGCTTTTCTAAGCCTACACAGGAAGCTCAATTTCAACCCAACGAAAAGCTGAAGGAGCTGTCGGTCAGTGACTGGCAGGAGATTACCCACGAAGTTTTTCAGGAGTTGTTCCGGCAATCGGCGCTCAAGCGCACCGGCTACGAGGGGCTGAAGCGCAACATCCGGTTTGTAACCGGGCAGTTGCCCTCGGGCTCAGGCGCTGAGGCGGGGTAG